One Glycine max cultivar Williams 82 chromosome 6, Glycine_max_v4.0, whole genome shotgun sequence DNA segment encodes these proteins:
- the LOC100811495 gene encoding E3 ubiquitin-protein ligase WAV3, whose amino-acid sequence MGTGWRRAFCTRDPASTISDKQPRSPSQSPSPSPRSCARLGFLSGGSNPSTPRLRCTTTAETVSQTVTVSESPRVHSKNTTPRAAKSPKTLSVSNPTSPRSPLKLSLFRNSFKFRSSCGICLNSVKTGQGTAIYTAECGHAFHFPCIAAHVRKHGSLVCPVCNATWKDVPLLAAHKNLAPESATQNNVVVVQRVAESPYTNAASDKKPTENNNASPVFKAYNNNNHVEPPAKHSDPSRSYDDDEPLLSPTSDGRIIPIPEADEDEDEDPGEFQGFFVNPKNSSSSKSYSDSLQTSDGDSRTVQVKLMPECAVISVSRAHETYALVLKVKAPPPPPPPSRSSAAPSQRAPIDLVTVLDVGGNMTGGKLHMLKRAMRLVISSLGTADRLSIVAFSATSKRLLPLRRMTSQGQRVARRIVDRLVIGQGSSVGDALRKATRVLEDRRERNPVASVMLLSDGQEEKVQNQRGNNNQRKSSSHVSSTRFAHIEIPIHAFGFGAKSGYSQEPGEDAFAKCVGGLLSVVVQDLRIQVGFESESVEISAIYSCSGRPTLMSSGAVRMGDLYAEEERELLVELRVPASSGTGAHNHVMTVRCLYKDPATQEIVYGREQGLLVPPPQSSGTRIERLRNLFITARAIAESRRLLEHSPDFTSAHHLLASARVLLMQSNSASAQEYVRGLEAELAELHWRRQHEQMQVQVQQRRRGAEREVMALLDENGEPLTPTSAWRAAEKLAKMAMMKKSLNRVSDLHGFENARF is encoded by the exons ATGGGTACTGGTTGGAGAAGAGCCTTCTGCACCCGCGACCCTGCTTCTACCATATCGGATAAACAGCCCAGAAGCCCGAGCCAAAGCCCGAGCCCGAGCCCAAGAAGCTGCGCCAGATTGGGTTTTCTCTCCGGAGGTAGCAACCCTTCCACCCCACGCTTGCGTTGTACAACAACAGCGGAAACTGTTTCTCAAACAGTTACAGTAAGTGAGAGTCCCAGAGTTCATAGCAAGAATACCACCCCCAGAGCAGCGAAATCACCAAAAACGCTATCGGTCTCAAATCCAACTTCTCCTCGCTCCCCTCTCAAGCTCTCCCTCTTCAGGAACAGCTTCAAATTCAGG AGTAGCTGCGGAATTTGCTTGAACAGCGTGAAGACGGGACAGGGTACGGCGATTTACACAGCGGAATGTGGTCACGCGTTTCATTTCCCGTGCATCGCAGCGCATGTACGCAAGCATGGAAGCCTGGTGTGCCCCGTATGCAACGCCACGTGGAAAGACGTGCCTCTACTTGCGGCGCACAAGAACCTCGCTCCAGAATCCGCCACGCAAAACAACGTCGTCGTCGTCCAGAGGGTCGCAGAAAGTCCTTACACCAATGCTGCCAGCGACAAAAAGCCAACAGAGAATAATAATGCCTCCCCCGTTTTCAAAgcctacaacaacaacaaccacgtGGAGCCACCGGCAAAGCATTCCGATCCAAGCAGGTCCTACGACGACGATGAACCACTCCTCTCTCCCACCTCCGACGGCCGGATTATTCCCATTCCCGAAGCCGACGAGGACGAGGATGAAGACCCCGGCGAGTTCCAGGGCTTTTTCGTCAATCCAAAGAACTCATCCTCTTCCAAATCCTACTCCGATTCGTTGCAAACCAGCGACGGAGATTCCAGAACAGTTCAGGTGAAACTGATGCCGGAGTGCGCTGTCATCTCAGTTTCACGAGCACACGAGACCTACGCTTTGGTCTTAAAAGTGAAGGCTCCACCGCCGCCACCACCTCCTTCGCGGAGCAGCGCGGCGCCGTCGCAGCGCGCGCCAATAGATCTGGTGACCGTGCTGGACGTAGGTGGAAACATGACCGGCGGGAAGCTTCACATGCTGAAGCGCGCGATGCGTTTGGTTATCTCATCGCTTGGCACCGCTGACAGGCTCTCCATCGTGGCTTTCTCAGCCACCTCCAAACGGCTCTTACCTTTGCGAAGAATGACAAGCCAAGGTCAGCGCGTGGCTCGTCGAATCGTTGACCGGCTAGTGATAGGTCAAGGCTCCAGCGTAGGGGATGCGTTGAGGAAAGCCACCAGAGTGTTGGAAGATCGCAGAGAAAGAAACCCGGTGGCCAGCGTCATGCTCTTATCAGACGGTCAAGAAGAAAAGGTTCAAAATCAGAGAGGTAATAATAATCAGAGGAAGTCATCGAGCCACGTTTCGTCGACGCGGTTCGCGCATATCGAGATTCCGATTCACGCGTTTGGGTTCGGGGCGAAGAGCGGTTACAGTCAGGAACCGGGGGAGGACGCGTTTGCGAAGTGCGTGGGTGGGCTTTTGAGCGTGGTGGTTCAGGATTTGAGGATTCAAGTAGGGTTTGAATCTGAGTCGGTTGAGATAAGTGCGATTTACTCGTGCAGTGGAAGGCCAACACTGATGAGCTCAGGGGCGGTGAGGATGGGGGATTTGTACGCCGAGGAAGAGAGGGAGCTATTGGTTGAGTTGAGAGTTCCAGCATCGTCAGGAACTGGGGCCCACAACCACGTGATGACGGTACGGTGTTTGTATAAAGACCCTGCCACGCAGGAGATCGTATACGGTAGGGAGCAGGGTCTTCTGGTGCCGCCGCCCCAGAGTTCCGGTACAAGGATTGAGAGGCTAAGGAATCTCTTCATAACCGCCCGAGCCATTGCAGAGTCGAGGAGGCTCCTTGAGCATAGCCCTGACTTCACCAGTGCTCATCATTTGCTTGCCTCGGCGCGTGTACTTCTCATGCAGTCTAATTCGGCTTCGGCTCAGGAGTATGTTCGCGGCTTGGAGGCTGAGCTGGCAGAGCTTCACTGGAGGAGACAGCATGAGCAGATGCAGGTCCAGGTACAGCAGCGGAGAAGAGGGGCCGAGAGAGAGGTCATGGCGCTGCTGGACGAGAACG